The following are from one region of the Ignavibacteriota bacterium genome:
- a CDS encoding site-specific integrase: MFLSKNQNGRYYIIYKDKDNKRAAISTGERTKKEAQKFFVKFQREQEIKNSQLVEPIRLKEFQFHFFRYAEPIFTAKTMRNYKTTFNFLKSAFGNPFLTELTSKELETYLLNRLKSSSVYSASRDYRQIASMLNKAVQDGFLLENPMKKIKRFRLPEKQPLFYSKEDFQKLIEVIDNPDIIDIVKIALYTGLRQGELIQMDWSQVDFNERLLILNNQNYLTKSKRIRTVPLTEPALEILAKRQRQSESSFVFTLFNEKIKQDYITHKFKKYVRKAKINSKLTFHSLRHTTASWLVQSGVSIYHVSKILGHADIKTTMIYSHVRTEDLRNSISIIQI; this comes from the coding sequence ATGTTCTTATCCAAAAACCAGAACGGCAGATATTATATTATCTATAAAGACAAGGATAATAAACGGGCAGCAATCTCAACGGGTGAGAGAACCAAAAAGGAAGCACAAAAGTTTTTTGTGAAATTCCAGAGGGAGCAAGAAATAAAAAACTCTCAGTTGGTTGAACCTATCAGACTCAAAGAATTTCAATTTCATTTCTTCAGGTATGCAGAACCTATCTTCACAGCCAAAACAATGCGGAACTATAAAACAACATTCAATTTTCTAAAGTCTGCTTTTGGTAATCCATTCCTAACCGAGCTAACATCAAAAGAACTCGAAACATATTTACTGAATAGACTGAAATCGTCCTCTGTTTATTCAGCAAGTAGAGACTACCGGCAAATAGCGAGTATGCTTAACAAAGCAGTACAGGACGGTTTTCTATTAGAGAATCCAATGAAGAAAATTAAGCGCTTCAGGCTACCAGAGAAACAACCCTTATTTTATAGCAAGGAAGATTTTCAAAAGTTGATTGAAGTAATTGACAACCCCGATATAATAGACATTGTTAAGATTGCTCTTTATACCGGACTAAGACAGGGTGAACTTATCCAGATGGATTGGAGTCAAGTTGATTTTAACGAGCGATTATTAATCCTAAATAACCAGAATTACTTAACTAAGTCAAAAAGAATCCGAACCGTTCCACTAACCGAACCAGCTCTTGAGATATTAGCTAAACGACAGCGACAATCAGAATCGTCTTTTGTGTTCACTCTGTTTAATGAGAAGATCAAACAGGATTACATCACTCATAAATTTAAGAAGTATGTACGCAAAGCAAAGATAAATAGTAAATTGACATTTCACTCACTAAGACACACAACGGCTTCTTGGTTAGTTCAAAGCGGTGTAAGTATCTACCACGTTTCAAAGATACTCGGTCATGCTGATATTAAGACAACAATGATATACAGCCATGTAAGAACTGAAGATTTGAGAAATTCAATAAGTATTATTCAGATTTAA
- a CDS encoding ABC transporter permease, which produces MIVSWYIAKQFIHSRKDSRFISLISTIAIMGIALGVATLIIAISVLKGFEQTITNKVIDFDSHIKITSYRSDLPDYKKTLPWIQSHLEKFNPKITPFSSKLVLISNKKKKEGINLFGLDADNDKPFFVNNIVEGDVKLSDDKILIGKKLADKLFLKVGDRVNIFSLKNDQIPSPDNLPNIQKFVVSGIFESGMTEYDDTYAYTSLESAQKLFDIGDNITGINIKLGNISKIDSLTTFLSKSLRYPYLVRSVYQIHRNIFTWIELQKEPIPIVLALIILVAVFNIVGTLLMIVLEKTNSIGIIQTLGSKQHQIISIFMIHGAFLGIIGIFMGSLLASILIFVQEKFNIITLPSSVYFMSKVPFLLTADTFIWIAILTFVLCLLASVIPSYIASKIRTLTALRSG; this is translated from the coding sequence ATGATTGTTTCCTGGTATATCGCAAAGCAATTTATTCACTCACGAAAAGATTCGCGCTTTATTAGTTTGATTTCAACGATTGCAATTATGGGTATTGCGCTTGGTGTTGCAACTCTTATAATTGCCATTAGTGTGCTCAAGGGCTTTGAACAAACTATTACAAATAAAGTCATTGATTTCGATTCACATATCAAGATCACATCTTATCGCTCGGATTTACCTGACTACAAAAAAACTTTGCCGTGGATTCAATCTCATCTGGAAAAATTTAATCCCAAGATAACTCCATTTTCATCCAAATTGGTACTAATTAGCAATAAGAAGAAGAAAGAGGGAATCAATTTATTTGGACTGGATGCTGATAATGATAAACCCTTTTTTGTGAATAATATTGTTGAAGGTGATGTCAAGCTTTCAGATGATAAAATATTGATTGGTAAAAAACTTGCTGATAAATTATTTCTTAAAGTTGGTGATCGGGTAAATATATTTTCTTTAAAAAATGATCAGATACCATCACCAGATAATTTACCAAACATTCAAAAATTTGTTGTCAGCGGAATTTTTGAAAGTGGCATGACTGAGTATGATGATACATATGCTTATACTTCTTTAGAATCTGCTCAGAAACTTTTTGATATTGGTGACAATATTACCGGAATTAATATTAAACTTGGAAACATCTCAAAGATTGACAGCCTTACTACATTTCTGAGTAAATCTCTTCGGTATCCATACCTTGTCAGATCTGTATATCAGATACATAGAAATATTTTTACGTGGATTGAATTGCAGAAAGAACCAATTCCTATTGTTCTCGCACTAATAATTCTTGTCGCAGTTTTTAATATTGTTGGTACATTGCTGATGATTGTTCTTGAAAAAACAAATTCAATCGGAATAATCCAAACGTTGGGATCTAAACAGCATCAAATCATTTCCATCTTTATGATACACGGTGCTTTTCTTGGAATAATAGGAATCTTTATGGGAAGTTTATTAGCATCCATTCTGATTTTTGTACAGGAAAAATTTAATATTATAACTTTACCGTCATCTGTTTATTTTATGTCAAAAGTTCCGTTTTTACTTACTGCCGATACTTTTATATGGATAGCGATTCTCACTTTTGTACTTTGTCTTCTGGCATCAGTTATCCCTAGTTATATTGCATCGAAGATAAGAACTTTAACTGCATTGAGGTCC